The genomic segment TCCGGAACGTCACGCGCGGCATCGCGGACGTGACCACGCAGAAGAAACGACTGGAGATTCACCGTCGACGGCTCCGCGAGAACGTCGAGAAGTACGACGCACAGGCCCGCGAGGCGATGCGTCAGGACCGCGAGGAGCTCGCCCGGCGCGCGCTGGAGAAGAAACAGGCTCACGTCTCACAGATCTCCGAGCTCACCGGGCAGATATCGACGCTGCAGGGGACACAGGACAGTCTGGTCGGCAAGCGCGCCGAGCTCAGCAGTCAGATAGAACAGTTTCGCACGCACAAGGAGACGGTCAAGGCCCGCTACGAGGCCGCCCAGGCCTCGGCACGCGTCTCGGAGGCGTTCACCGGCGTCGGCGAGACGATGGCGGACGTGGGCCGGACCATCGAGCGGGCGACCGAGCGCACCGAGCGGATGGAGGCCCGCGCCGCGGCCCTCGAAGAGCTCGAGGAGACCGGCCAGCTTGAGAACGTCCTCGACGAGGGCGACGATATCGACCGCGAACTGAACCGGCTGTCGACAGAGCGCTCTATCGAGCACGAACTCGACTCGCTGCGGGCGGAAGTAGACGGCGAGCAGGCGACGGAGCGGGCGGACTGAGGCCGTCGCTCGTGGCGGGACTACTCGTGGTGGGTGGGTCCAGCGGCTTCGACGACCTCGCAAGCAAGCGCCTCGAAGTCGGCCCGTTCGGGGACGATATCGACGCTGATGCCGGTGCTCTCGGCTGTTTCCTTCGTAGGCGTTCCGATGGCGCCGACCGTCGCGTCACACAGCCCGTCGCGGGCGGCGTCGCGGACGCCGCGCTCCTCGGCCGCCGCGAGGAAGTGCTCGACGGTAAGCGAGGAGGTAAACAGCGCGGCGTCGAGTTCGCCCGCGGCAGCGAGTTCGGTCGACTCCCCGGCCTCGGGCGGTCTGACGAGTCGGTAGAGCACGGTCTCGTGGACGTACGCGCCGGCGGCTTCGAGACCGTCGGTCAGCACGGCCGACCCGTGGTCCGAGCGGGCGACCTCGACGCGGGCGCCGGCCACCTCGGCGCCCAGCGCCTCGACCAGCCCCGTCGAGGAGAACTCCTCGGGGACGACGTCGACGGCGTAGCCCGCGTCGCGGAGGGCGGCGGCGGTCGACTCGCCGATGGCGCACACGGTCGCCTCGCCGGGGTCCCAGCCCGAACCGGCGGCCAGTTCGACACCGGTCTTGCTCGTCAGGATACTGTAGGTCGAATCCCCGCGGGGCGTCGCTCCCGTGGGCTCGACCGCGAGCATCGGGTCCGGGACGGGGTCGGCGCCCAGCGATTCGAGGAGCGCGACCGCGTCGGCGAGTCGCTCGTCGTCGGGTCGGAACGCCGCGACCCGGAGCCGCGGTGCCTCCCGCATCAGGCCCCCTCCAGGAACTCGACCACCCGCTCGCGCTCGCCGGCGACCTCGCCGATGACGGTGATGGCGGGCGGTTCGATACCCTCGCTGTCCCGGACGTCGACGATGGTGTCGAGCGTGCCGGTGGCGACGCGCTGGTCGGGCCACGTCGCGCGCTCGATGAGCGCGACGGGGGTCTCGGGGTCCATGCCGTATTTCAGCAGTTCACCGGTGTAGCCGGGCAGTTTGCCGACGCCCATCAGAACGACGATGGTGCCGCCGGTGTTCGCCAAGGCCTCCCAGTCGACCGCCGACTCGTCTTTCGTGGGGTCCTCGTGGCCCGTGACGAAGGAGACGGAGGAGACGTAGTCGCGGTGGGTGACGGGGATGCCCGCCACCTCCGGCCCGGCGATGGCGCTCGTGATACCGGGGACGACCTCGAACGGAATCCCGCTCTCCGCGAGGTGGACCATCTCCTCGCCGCCGCGGCCGAACACCGTCGGGTCGCCGCCCTTGAGCCGCACGACCGTGTTCCCCTGCCGGGCGAGTTCGACCAGTCGGTTGTTGGTGTACTCCTGGGGCGTCCACTCGCCGCCCGCCCGCTTGCCCACGTCCTCGCGTTTCGCCTCGGGAATCATCCCCAGAATCTCGGGGCCCGGGAGCTTGTCGTGGAGCACCACCTCGGCCGATTCGATGAGGCGTTTTGCCTTCACCGTCAGCAGGTCCGGGTCGCCCGGTCCGGAGCCGACGAGATACACCTTCCCGACCGTCGACTCCTTCTTGC from the Halomicroarcula saliterrae genome contains:
- a CDS encoding uroporphyrinogen-III synthase, translating into MREAPRLRVAAFRPDDERLADAVALLESLGADPVPDPMLAVEPTGATPRGDSTYSILTSKTGVELAAGSGWDPGEATVCAIGESTAAALRDAGYAVDVVPEEFSSTGLVEALGAEVAGARVEVARSDHGSAVLTDGLEAAGAYVHETVLYRLVRPPEAGESTELAAAGELDAALFTSSLTVEHFLAAAEERGVRDAARDGLCDATVGAIGTPTKETAESTGISVDIVPERADFEALACEVVEAAGPTHHE
- a CDS encoding PspA/IM30 family protein, yielding MSLLGRLAFTIRAKLSALLNRSSDPSSELDYSYEQLRDELRNVTRGIADVTTQKKRLEIHRRRLRENVEKYDAQAREAMRQDREELARRALEKKQAHVSQISELTGQISTLQGTQDSLVGKRAELSSQIEQFRTHKETVKARYEAAQASARVSEAFTGVGETMADVGRTIERATERTERMEARAAALEELEETGQLENVLDEGDDIDRELNRLSTERSIEHELDSLRAEVDGEQATERAD
- the cobA gene encoding uroporphyrinogen-III C-methyltransferase, whose translation is MSDDSHEGKKESTVGKVYLVGSGPGDPDLLTVKAKRLIESAEVVLHDKLPGPEILGMIPEAKREDVGKRAGGEWTPQEYTNNRLVELARQGNTVVRLKGGDPTVFGRGGEEMVHLAESGIPFEVVPGITSAIAGPEVAGIPVTHRDYVSSVSFVTGHEDPTKDESAVDWEALANTGGTIVVLMGVGKLPGYTGELLKYGMDPETPVALIERATWPDQRVATGTLDTIVDVRDSEGIEPPAITVIGEVAGERERVVEFLEGA